A single genomic interval of Staphylococcus hyicus harbors:
- the recO gene encoding DNA repair protein RecO, with the protein MLVKQIGIIIKSIDYGESDRIITILNEHGSKIPLMVRRAKKVKSGFQANTQPFVKALFIYNKFRGMGTLTSVDVLDSNYNLRIDLLANSYASLCLEIIERSMDHDEISKQMYHLLTFAIDRINLGVSPQLIANIVMLKCLPRHGITLQLDKCVVTQSKQIEHFTAYSFTFNGILSKNAMYQDPHALPLSNKTIYITHALQHLKLDQINEMRIHQDIIEEMSTFILMIYKEYLGLYFKSQRLINQLKRSEANIFNNSN; encoded by the coding sequence ATGCTCGTTAAACAAATTGGAATCATCATTAAATCTATTGATTACGGTGAATCAGACCGTATTATTACAATTTTGAATGAGCACGGTTCAAAAATCCCTCTCATGGTTAGACGTGCAAAAAAAGTCAAATCTGGCTTTCAAGCAAACACTCAACCATTTGTAAAAGCGTTGTTTATTTATAATAAATTTCGAGGTATGGGAACTTTAACGTCTGTAGATGTACTTGATTCAAACTATAATTTAAGGATAGATTTATTGGCCAATAGTTATGCTAGCCTTTGTCTAGAAATTATTGAACGGTCTATGGATCATGATGAAATAAGCAAACAAATGTATCATCTACTCACATTTGCGATTGATCGCATAAATCTCGGTGTTTCTCCACAATTAATCGCAAATATCGTCATGTTAAAATGTTTACCTCGTCATGGTATTACACTCCAGTTAGACAAATGTGTCGTTACGCAATCGAAGCAAATTGAGCATTTCACAGCATATAGCTTTACATTTAACGGCATACTATCAAAGAATGCGATGTATCAAGACCCACATGCGTTACCTTTATCTAATAAAACCATTTATATAACACATGCGTTACAACACTTGAAGCTCGATCAAATTAATGAAATGCGTATTCACCAAGATATTATAGAAGAAATGTCAACGTTCATATTAATGATTTATAAAGAATATCTTGGTTTATATTTCAAAAGCCAACGTCTTATAAATCAATTAAAGCGTAGTGAAGCAAATATATTTAATAACTCAAATTAA
- the era gene encoding GTPase Era, which yields MTQYKSGFVTIIGRPNVGKSTFVNRVIGHKIAIMSDKAQTTRNKIQGVMTTNDAQIIFLDTPGIHKPKHKLGDYMMKVAKNTLSEIDAVMFMVNVNEDIGRGDEYIMEMLKNVKTPVFLVLNKIDLVHPDALMPKIEAYQKYMEFTEIIPISALEGLNVDHFIQVLKSYLPEGPQYYPDGQISDHPEQFVVSELIREKILETTTEEIPHSIGVNVERMVQEAEDRVHIEATIYVERDSQKGIVIGKGGKKLKVIGQRARKDIEHLLGSKVYLDLWVKVQKDWRNKSNFIKQMGYVEDE from the coding sequence ATGACACAATATAAATCTGGTTTCGTAACAATTATCGGGCGACCGAATGTTGGGAAATCTACATTTGTAAACCGTGTGATTGGACATAAAATTGCAATAATGTCTGACAAAGCTCAAACAACACGTAATAAAATTCAAGGTGTCATGACAACTAATGATGCTCAAATTATTTTCCTTGATACACCCGGTATTCATAAACCTAAGCATAAACTCGGTGACTATATGATGAAGGTTGCCAAAAATACATTGTCAGAAATTGATGCAGTTATGTTTATGGTAAATGTTAATGAAGACATCGGTCGTGGTGATGAATATATCATGGAAATGCTCAAAAATGTCAAAACACCTGTCTTCCTTGTTTTAAACAAAATTGATTTAGTGCACCCTGATGCATTGATGCCTAAAATTGAAGCATATCAAAAGTATATGGAATTTACCGAAATTATACCGATTTCAGCTTTAGAGGGCTTAAACGTTGATCACTTTATTCAAGTTTTAAAATCATATTTACCTGAAGGACCACAGTACTATCCAGATGGACAAATTTCAGATCACCCTGAACAATTTGTCGTAAGTGAGTTGATTCGTGAAAAAATCCTTGAAACCACTACCGAAGAAATACCACATTCCATTGGTGTCAATGTAGAACGCATGGTTCAAGAGGCAGAAGACCGTGTGCATATCGAGGCAACAATCTATGTTGAACGTGATTCTCAAAAAGGGATTGTGATTGGTAAAGGTGGAAAAAAATTAAAAGTCATCGGTCAGCGTGCAAGAAAAGATATTGAACATTTGCTTGGATCAAAAGTGTATTTAGATTTATGGGTTAAAGTTCAAAAAGACTGGAGAAATAAATCTAATTTCATTAAACAAATGGGTTATGTTGAAGATGAATAA
- the cdd gene encoding cytidine deaminase, translating to MSYTEKHFKEVRKAQQRAYAPYSNFKVGAYLITKDGQSFYGANVENAAYPSTCCAERSALFAAISQGYKPGDFESITITVDSPEVSSPCGTCRQVLKELCDDDMPVYMTNQTGEMKMLTVHELLPLGFSGKDLT from the coding sequence ATGAGTTATACAGAAAAACATTTTAAAGAAGTTAGAAAAGCGCAACAACGTGCTTATGCACCATACAGTAACTTTAAAGTAGGTGCTTATTTAATTACAAAGGATGGACAATCTTTTTATGGCGCCAATGTAGAAAATGCGGCCTACCCATCTACATGTTGTGCTGAAAGGTCAGCACTTTTTGCTGCGATTAGCCAAGGCTATAAACCAGGTGATTTTGAATCGATTACAATTACAGTTGACAGTCCAGAGGTGTCTTCACCTTGTGGGACATGTCGCCAAGTACTAAAAGAATTATGCGATGACGATATGCCGGTTTATATGACAAACCAAACAGGGGAGATGAAAATGCTTACAGTGCACGAATTACTCCCACTTGGATTCTCTGGAAAGGATTTAACATAA
- a CDS encoding 16S rRNA (uracil(1498)-N(3))-methyltransferase — translation MQRYFLNENAELHQRFFITNEDDIHHIHNVMRLGEGDSIIINFNHQHTYESHIQTILKDSIEVETVRRVDVRSELPVDVTICSGLIKSDKYEWLLQKATELGARHFIATHMDRSIVKLNTQKADKKVLRWQKIVKEASEQSYRQVVPKVEFISNFKSIYDMINQYDYVLMAYEESAKEGERSLFKDSIQTLFPGAKILFLFGPEGGFSQDEVTALQNKVKCVGLGPRILRAETAPLYALSAISYQLELN, via the coding sequence ATGCAACGGTACTTTTTAAATGAAAACGCTGAGTTACATCAGCGTTTTTTTATAACAAATGAAGATGATATTCATCACATTCATAACGTAATGCGTTTGGGTGAAGGAGATTCCATTATAATTAATTTTAATCATCAGCATACGTATGAATCACATATACAAACCATACTGAAAGATAGCATTGAAGTTGAAACGGTGAGACGTGTCGACGTGCGTTCCGAATTGCCCGTTGATGTTACCATTTGTAGCGGGTTGATAAAGAGCGATAAATATGAATGGTTACTTCAAAAAGCTACGGAACTTGGTGCCCGACACTTTATTGCGACACATATGGATCGCTCGATAGTCAAACTCAATACACAAAAAGCTGATAAAAAAGTGCTACGTTGGCAAAAAATTGTTAAAGAAGCGTCAGAACAAAGTTATCGCCAAGTTGTACCTAAAGTAGAATTTATATCGAATTTCAAGTCCATATATGATATGATTAATCAATATGATTATGTACTTATGGCATATGAAGAATCAGCAAAAGAAGGTGAGCGTTCTCTTTTTAAAGATAGCATCCAAACCTTATTTCCTGGTGCGAAAATTTTATTTTTATTCGGTCCCGAAGGTGGATTTTCTCAAGATGAGGTAACTGCTTTACAAAACAAAGTCAAATGTGTAGGCTTAGGACCACGTATTTTACGTGCAGAAACAGCACCCTTATACGCCTTAAGTGCCATAAGTTACCAATTAGAATTAAATTAG
- a CDS encoding PhoH family protein — translation MPEMIQIDDIHQAQALFGNNDEYIHLIEDAFDVVIHARGQEVAVQGQRIDEVTKAESVLKNLLKVIEQGATITVKDVQAAVKMAHNHTIDQLIDLYEEEIARDAHGKIIRAKTMGQRMYIHAIKNNDLVFGIGPAGTGKTFLAVVVAAKALRMGQVKRIVLTRPAVEAGESLGFLPGDLKEKVDPYLRPLYDGLNTVLGVEATERLIERGVIEIAPLAYMRGRTLEDAFVILDEAQNTTHAQMKMFLTRLGFGSKMVVTGDKTQVDLPKGVKSGLIEAETRLKSIKGLSFQYLDHTDVVRHPLVGRIITRYEEDN, via the coding sequence ATGCCTGAAATGATTCAAATCGATGACATTCATCAAGCACAAGCCCTATTTGGTAATAATGATGAGTATATCCACCTTATAGAGGATGCCTTCGATGTTGTCATTCACGCTAGAGGGCAAGAAGTAGCCGTACAGGGGCAACGCATCGATGAAGTGACAAAAGCTGAATCCGTATTAAAAAACCTTTTAAAAGTGATCGAGCAAGGTGCAACCATAACTGTTAAGGACGTCCAAGCCGCAGTTAAAATGGCTCATAATCATACGATTGATCAACTCATCGATCTTTACGAAGAAGAAATTGCTAGAGATGCGCATGGTAAAATCATTAGAGCCAAAACAATGGGACAACGAATGTATATTCACGCCATTAAAAATAATGATTTAGTTTTTGGTATTGGACCGGCTGGTACAGGAAAAACCTTTTTAGCCGTGGTTGTCGCTGCTAAAGCGTTACGCATGGGTCAAGTTAAACGAATCGTTTTAACGCGACCTGCTGTTGAAGCGGGTGAGTCTTTAGGATTTTTACCCGGTGATTTAAAAGAGAAGGTAGATCCATACTTACGTCCACTATATGATGGTTTGAATACAGTATTAGGTGTAGAGGCAACTGAACGACTCATTGAAAGAGGGGTTATAGAAATTGCACCTCTCGCATATATGCGTGGTCGTACACTTGAAGATGCGTTCGTAATATTAGATGAGGCACAAAATACGACGCATGCACAAATGAAAATGTTTTTAACGCGTTTAGGGTTTGGTTCTAAAATGGTTGTGACTGGAGATAAAACGCAAGTTGATTTGCCTAAGGGTGTGAAAAGTGGTCTCATAGAGGCTGAGACACGTCTAAAATCTATCAAAGGCCTGAGTTTTCAATATTTAGACCACACGGATGTTGTCCGCCACCCACTAGTAGGACGAATTATCACACGCTATGAGGAGGACAATTAA
- the mtaB gene encoding tRNA (N(6)-L-threonylcarbamoyladenosine(37)-C(2))-methylthiotransferase MtaB, giving the protein MSTVAFHTLGCKVNHYETEAIWQLFKEASYERVDFEQNADVFVINTCTVTNTGDKKSRQVIRRAIRKNPDAIICVTGCYAQTSSAEIMEIPGVDIVVGTQDRHKLLEYIDTFKGERQPINGVSNIMKNRTYEELDVPYFTDRTRASLKIQEGCNNFCTFCIIPWARGLMRSRDPEKVVEQATTLVNSGYKEIVLTGIHTGGYGQDLKNYNLAQLLRDLETIDGLERIRISSIEASQLTDEVIEVLQQSNKVVRHLHVPLQSGSDTVLKRMRRKYSMAHFSERITKLYAALPGLAVTSDVIVGFPGETAEEFQETYDFIVNHQFSELHVFPYSQRIGTPAARMDNQIDENVKNERVHQLIQLSDQLAKTYASRFENDVLEVIPEEKGSKEGILVGYADNYMKVEFEGDDSLIGQICKVKIIQAGYPLNHGQLLRVVDHASNKSEEEVLI; this is encoded by the coding sequence ATGTCAACAGTTGCATTTCATACTTTAGGTTGTAAAGTAAACCACTATGAAACCGAGGCAATATGGCAACTATTCAAAGAAGCATCTTATGAGCGTGTTGACTTTGAACAAAATGCTGACGTATTTGTAATTAACACTTGTACAGTTACAAACACTGGTGATAAGAAGAGTCGCCAAGTGATTCGTCGTGCGATTCGTAAAAATCCAGATGCTATTATCTGTGTGACAGGCTGTTATGCGCAAACATCTTCAGCAGAAATTATGGAAATTCCTGGTGTGGATATTGTCGTAGGGACACAAGACCGTCATAAATTATTAGAGTATATCGATACTTTTAAAGGTGAACGTCAACCGATTAACGGTGTAAGTAACATAATGAAAAATCGTACCTATGAAGAATTAGATGTACCTTATTTCACAGATCGCACGCGTGCTTCTTTAAAAATCCAAGAAGGCTGTAATAACTTTTGTACATTCTGTATTATACCTTGGGCACGCGGTTTAATGCGATCACGCGATCCTGAGAAGGTTGTTGAACAAGCTACAACACTCGTTAACTCTGGTTATAAAGAAATTGTTTTAACAGGTATTCATACTGGTGGTTATGGCCAAGATTTAAAAAATTATAATTTAGCACAATTATTACGTGATTTAGAGACAATAGATGGATTAGAACGCATTCGCATTTCTTCAATTGAGGCGAGTCAATTGACGGATGAAGTCATTGAAGTATTGCAACAATCAAATAAAGTCGTTCGTCATTTACACGTACCATTACAGTCTGGTTCAGACACGGTTTTAAAACGTATGAGACGTAAATATTCAATGGCTCATTTTAGTGAAAGAATTACAAAATTATATGCAGCACTTCCAGGTTTGGCTGTGACAAGTGATGTGATTGTAGGATTTCCTGGTGAAACAGCGGAGGAATTTCAAGAAACATATGATTTTATCGTAAATCATCAATTCTCAGAACTTCATGTATTCCCATACTCACAACGTATCGGTACACCAGCAGCTCGAATGGATAATCAAATTGATGAAAACGTAAAAAACGAGCGTGTTCATCAATTAATTCAATTAAGTGACCAACTTGCGAAAACATATGCCTCACGCTTTGAAAATGATGTTCTTGAAGTAATACCTGAAGAAAAAGGTTCTAAAGAGGGGATTCTAGTAGGATATGCTGATAACTACATGAAAGTAGAATTTGAAGGCGATGATTCTTTAATTGGACAAATTTGTAAAGTGAAAATAATACAAGCAGGTTATCCATTAAATCACGGACAACTATTAAGAGTTGTTGACCACGCATCGAATAAATCTGAGGAAGAAGTCCTAATTTAA
- the floA gene encoding flotillin-like protein FloA (flotillin-like protein involved in membrane lipid rafts), whose product MLTTGFISFIIIAVLIIVALMILFSFVPVGLWISALAAGVHVGIGTLVGMRLRRVSPRKVIGPLIKAHKAGLQLTTNQLESHYLAGGNVDRVVDANIAAQRADINLPFERGAAIDLAGRDVLEAVQMSVNPKVIETPFIAGVAMNGIEVKAKARITVRANISRLVGGAGEDTIIARVGEGIVSTIGSSKHHTEVLENPDNISKTVLSKGLDSGTAFEILSIDIADVDISKNIGADLQTEQAIADKNIAQAKAEERRAMAVAQEQEMKARVQEMHAKVVEAEAEVPLAMAEALRSGNIGVKDYYNLKNIEADTGMREAINKSSQKSQENKSEH is encoded by the coding sequence ATGTTAACAACTGGTTTTATTTCTTTTATCATAATTGCTGTACTTATTATTGTTGCATTGATGATTTTATTTTCATTTGTACCTGTTGGACTATGGATTTCAGCATTAGCTGCCGGCGTTCATGTAGGTATTGGCACTTTAGTCGGTATGCGTTTGCGTCGCGTATCTCCTAGAAAAGTGATTGGTCCTTTAATTAAGGCGCATAAAGCAGGGTTACAATTAACGACGAATCAACTTGAATCACACTACTTAGCTGGTGGTAATGTTGACCGTGTTGTAGACGCAAATATTGCTGCACAACGCGCTGATATTAATTTACCATTTGAACGTGGTGCTGCAATCGACTTAGCAGGACGTGACGTATTAGAAGCTGTTCAAATGTCTGTTAACCCTAAAGTAATTGAAACACCATTTATTGCCGGTGTTGCGATGAATGGTATCGAAGTCAAAGCGAAAGCCCGTATTACGGTTCGTGCAAATATTTCGCGTTTAGTCGGTGGTGCTGGTGAAGATACAATTATCGCCCGTGTAGGGGAAGGGATTGTTTCAACGATTGGTTCCAGTAAGCATCATACAGAAGTGTTAGAAAACCCAGATAACATTTCTAAAACCGTTTTAAGCAAAGGATTAGATTCTGGTACAGCTTTTGAAATTTTATCTATTGATATTGCTGATGTTGATATTAGTAAAAATATCGGCGCGGATTTACAAACCGAACAAGCAATTGCAGACAAAAACATTGCTCAAGCAAAAGCTGAAGAACGTCGTGCAATGGCGGTAGCACAAGAACAAGAAATGAAAGCACGCGTTCAAGAAATGCATGCGAAAGTTGTTGAAGCTGAAGCAGAGGTACCACTTGCGATGGCTGAAGCACTGCGTTCTGGAAATATTGGCGTCAAAGATTATTACAATTTAAAAAATATTGAAGCTGATACTGGAATGAGAGAAGCAATTAATAAAAGTTCGCAGAAATCTCAAGAAAATAAAAGCGAACATTAA
- a CDS encoding NfeD family protein — translation MFMQLSIHMLDLLGTIQNDNMFTQISSLITSPWLSLILVCVLFVGFVYQLYSKSFNWAGILAILALLLIFLGYLAEGTISFITILIFSIGVILVIIELFVVGAVLGIIGMCLIVFSLITMGDNLPLMLLNVSVALILSIIEWVILVKFLKKKISLFENVVLKDSTNKESGYTSHNDRSYLVGATALTLTDLRPAGLILYENERIDAVSEGSFISKDVKVEIIEVEGTRVVVREIKSI, via the coding sequence ATGTTTATGCAACTATCAATACATATGCTAGATTTACTCGGAACTATACAAAATGACAATATGTTCACACAAATATCATCTTTAATCACGTCACCATGGCTTTCGTTAATTTTAGTGTGTGTCTTGTTTGTAGGTTTTGTTTATCAGCTTTATTCAAAATCATTTAATTGGGCTGGTATTCTAGCAATTTTAGCATTACTTTTAATTTTTTTAGGTTATTTAGCAGAGGGAACCATATCCTTTATCACCATTTTGATATTTAGTATTGGTGTGATACTCGTTATTATAGAATTATTCGTCGTTGGCGCTGTCCTGGGTATTATAGGCATGTGCTTGATTGTTTTTAGTTTAATTACAATGGGCGACAATCTGCCTTTAATGCTTCTTAATGTATCAGTTGCCTTAATACTATCTATTATCGAATGGGTGATTTTAGTGAAGTTTCTCAAGAAAAAAATATCCTTGTTTGAAAATGTTGTTTTAAAAGATTCAACAAATAAAGAATCAGGATACACGTCACACAATGACCGTTCATACCTTGTGGGTGCAACTGCATTAACACTCACTGACCTACGTCCGGCCGGATTAATTCTTTATGAAAATGAACGCATAGATGCGGTTTCAGAGGGGTCTTTTATTAGTAAAGACGTTAAGGTTGAAATAATCGAGGTTGAAGGCACTCGCGTCGTTGTACGTGAAATCAAATCTATTTAA
- the rpsU gene encoding 30S ribosomal protein S21 — MSKTVVRKNESLEDALRRFKRSVSKSGTIQEVRKREFYEKPSVKRKKKSEAARKRKFR; from the coding sequence ATGTCTAAAACAGTAGTCCGTAAAAACGAATCATTAGAAGATGCTTTACGTCGTTTTAAACGCTCAGTTTCTAAAAGCGGTACAATCCAAGAAGTTCGTAAACGCGAATTCTATGAAAAACCAAGTGTAAAACGTAAAAAGAAATCTGAAGCTGCACGTAAACGTAAATTCAGATAA
- the dnaJ gene encoding molecular chaperone DnaJ, which produces MAKRDYYEVLGVSKSASKDEIKKAYRKLSKKYHPDINKEEGSDAKFKEISEAYEILSDDQKRQQYDQFGHAGAQGGFSQGFGGQDFSGFGGSGFEDIFSSFFGGQRQRDPNAPRKGDDLQYTMTITFEEAVFGTKKEISIRKEVTCHTCNGNGAKPGTKKKTCSYCKGSGHVSVEQNTILGRVRTEKVCPQCNGSGEEFEESCPTCHGRGTETKNVKLEVTVPEGVDNDQQIRLAGEGAPGENGGPAGDLFVVFRVKPSDKFTRDGDDILFKQNISIAQAALGDEIKVPTLNGQVMLTIPAGTQSGKQFRLKGKGVKNVHGYGHGDLFVNIVVATPTNLTDKQRELLKAFAEESGESISEQPSNFKDKARRFFKGE; this is translated from the coding sequence TTGGCAAAACGAGACTATTATGAAGTCCTGGGCGTAAGTAAAAGTGCATCTAAAGATGAAATCAAAAAGGCATATCGTAAATTATCAAAAAAGTACCATCCAGACATTAATAAAGAAGAGGGCTCTGATGCGAAGTTCAAAGAAATCAGTGAAGCTTACGAAATATTAAGCGATGATCAAAAGCGCCAACAATACGATCAGTTCGGTCATGCCGGTGCGCAAGGTGGGTTTAGTCAAGGTTTTGGTGGTCAAGACTTTTCAGGGTTTGGTGGCTCTGGCTTTGAAGATATCTTTAGCTCTTTCTTCGGTGGCCAACGCCAAAGAGACCCTAACGCGCCACGTAAAGGTGATGATCTTCAATATACAATGACGATCACGTTTGAAGAAGCCGTATTTGGTACGAAAAAAGAAATATCAATCCGTAAAGAAGTTACATGTCACACATGTAATGGTAATGGTGCTAAACCTGGCACGAAAAAGAAAACATGTTCATATTGTAAAGGTTCAGGTCACGTTTCAGTTGAGCAGAACACTATATTAGGGCGTGTTAGAACTGAAAAAGTATGTCCACAATGTAATGGTTCTGGGGAAGAATTTGAAGAATCTTGTCCAACTTGTCACGGACGCGGTACAGAAACTAAAAATGTTAAACTCGAAGTCACGGTTCCAGAAGGTGTCGATAATGATCAACAAATCCGCTTAGCGGGTGAAGGTGCGCCTGGTGAAAATGGCGGACCAGCAGGCGATTTATTTGTTGTATTTAGAGTAAAACCATCTGATAAGTTTACGCGTGATGGCGATGATATATTATTCAAACAGAATATTAGTATCGCGCAAGCTGCGCTAGGTGATGAAATTAAAGTACCAACATTAAATGGTCAAGTCATGTTAACAATTCCAGCTGGAACGCAATCAGGTAAGCAGTTCCGTTTAAAAGGTAAAGGCGTTAAAAACGTACATGGTTATGGCCATGGTGATTTATTTGTAAATATAGTTGTTGCAACACCTACAAATCTAACCGATAAACAACGTGAATTATTAAAAGCATTTGCTGAGGAAAGTGGCGAATCTATTTCTGAACAACCTTCTAATTTTAAAGATAAAGCACGTCGTTTCTTCAAAGGAGAATAA
- a CDS encoding diacylglycerol kinase family protein, producing the protein MIKRFKPAFIGAITLLKKDKNFLIHLCIAIVVLSIALLFNLNSIEWMFLCIAIFSVLITEALNTAIEYAVDLTTVEYHIWAKHAKDIAAFAVLLASFFAVIIGLIIFIPKIL; encoded by the coding sequence ATGATTAAACGGTTTAAACCTGCATTCATCGGCGCCATCACATTATTAAAAAAAGATAAAAATTTTTTAATTCATTTATGTATTGCAATAGTTGTATTAAGTATTGCTTTATTATTTAACTTAAACTCTATTGAATGGATGTTTTTATGCATCGCTATTTTTAGTGTTCTCATTACTGAAGCATTAAATACTGCGATTGAATATGCTGTAGATTTAACTACAGTTGAATATCATATTTGGGCGAAACATGCAAAAGATATTGCAGCATTTGCGGTCTTGCTCGCATCTTTTTTTGCAGTAATTATAGGGTTAATTATTTTTATCCCTAAAATTTTATAA
- the ybeY gene encoding rRNA maturation RNase YbeY — protein sequence MFTIDFNDHTGKVHDDWYQHIESLLTFAKNQENITDDAELSVTFVDKDEIKEINRDYRNKDKVTDVISFAFEEDETVFEGMEMPRVLGDIIICMDVAKAQAEQYNHSFERELGFLALHGFLHLLGYDHMNEADEQKMFQRQDDILNGYGLSRDV from the coding sequence ATGTTTACGATTGATTTTAATGATCATACAGGCAAAGTTCATGACGACTGGTATCAACATATTGAATCATTATTAACATTTGCAAAAAATCAAGAAAACATTACCGATGATGCTGAACTATCAGTAACTTTTGTAGATAAAGATGAAATCAAAGAAATCAACCGTGATTACCGAAACAAAGATAAAGTAACCGACGTTATATCCTTTGCTTTCGAGGAAGATGAAACTGTATTTGAAGGCATGGAAATGCCTAGAGTGCTAGGGGATATTATTATTTGTATGGATGTTGCAAAAGCGCAAGCAGAACAATACAATCATTCTTTTGAGCGAGAACTTGGATTTTTGGCATTACATGGATTTTTACATTTACTAGGTTACGATCATATGAACGAAGCCGATGAGCAAAAAATGTTTCAACGACAAGATGACATTTTAAACGGGTACGGTCTTTCGAGAGACGTATGA
- the prmA gene encoding 50S ribosomal protein L11 methyltransferase, which translates to MKWIELSVVVNNEAEESVTEILQNAGSNGVAIEDSNELHREREDRFGEIFALNPQDYPENHMIIKAYYNESQFTRTLLESIESNILKLDILNHDVFKMTHQDIEESDWENEWKNYFHPFKASERFFIVPSWETVQKDAQHLYIELDPGMAFGTGDHPTTSMCLKAIEKIVQPHHRVIDVGTGSGILSIASHLLGAQHVKALDLDEMAVQVARENFKKNHCESHIQTTTGNLLTDEHDHYDVVIANILAHVITLMVEDAYQTLNQDGFFIASGIIDDKAETLINQMKETGFSIIETQQDNGWVCITAQKV; encoded by the coding sequence ATGAAATGGATAGAATTATCTGTAGTGGTGAATAATGAAGCAGAAGAAAGTGTCACTGAAATACTACAAAATGCAGGTTCTAATGGGGTGGCAATAGAAGATTCGAATGAATTACATCGCGAGAGAGAAGATCGATTTGGTGAGATTTTTGCGTTAAATCCTCAAGATTATCCCGAAAATCACATGATTATTAAAGCGTATTACAATGAATCACAATTTACGCGTACCTTACTTGAATCCATTGAGTCTAATATACTAAAACTAGACATTTTAAATCATGACGTTTTCAAAATGACACATCAGGACATTGAAGAATCTGATTGGGAAAACGAATGGAAAAACTATTTTCATCCATTTAAGGCATCTGAAAGATTTTTTATTGTGCCAAGTTGGGAAACTGTTCAAAAAGATGCACAACATTTGTACATTGAACTAGATCCAGGAATGGCGTTCGGCACGGGCGATCATCCAACAACGAGTATGTGTTTGAAAGCGATTGAAAAAATAGTTCAACCTCACCACCGTGTGATTGACGTGGGTACAGGTTCAGGCATTTTGAGCATTGCATCCCATTTGTTAGGTGCCCAACATGTCAAAGCATTGGACTTGGATGAAATGGCAGTTCAAGTTGCAAGAGAAAATTTCAAGAAAAATCATTGTGAGTCTCACATTCAAACCACTACAGGTAATCTATTAACAGATGAGCACGACCATTACGATGTAGTCATCGCAAATATTCTTGCACACGTGATTACACTTATGGTTGAAGATGCATATCAAACATTGAATCAAGATGGATTTTTTATTGCTTCAGGAATTATTGATGATAAAGCAGAAACACTTATCAATCAAATGAAAGAAACAGGATTTTCCATTATCGAGACACAACAGGATAATGGTTGGGTCTGTATAACTGCTCAAAAGGTGTGA